The following proteins come from a genomic window of Nitrosopumilaceae archaeon AB1(1):
- the tmk gene encoding dTMP kinase: MIIAIEGGDQAGKKTQSELLSDALNQMGKKTQLFSFPDYTTPLGKEIEAYLSGNRNYNHKTIHCLMSANRWECLDSLQKAEQKSIVIINRYTLSNIAYGMANGLKKIWLENLDDELPIPDITIILDISPKKSFERKTMNRDSFEKDESFLNRVSQYYRDLAEKNNFQIINASNDPKIVHQDIMKYVKQQVL, from the coding sequence ATGATAATTGCGATTGAAGGTGGGGATCAGGCAGGAAAAAAAACCCAATCTGAATTATTATCTGATGCTTTGAATCAGATGGGGAAAAAAACCCAATTATTCAGCTTTCCAGATTATACCACACCATTAGGCAAAGAAATAGAAGCTTATCTGTCAGGTAATAGAAATTACAATCATAAAACAATTCACTGTCTGATGTCTGCTAATAGATGGGAATGTCTTGATTCATTGCAAAAAGCAGAACAAAAATCAATCGTGATAATAAATAGATACACACTATCAAATATTGCATATGGTATGGCAAATGGATTGAAAAAAATATGGTTGGAGAATCTTGATGATGAATTACCTATTCCCGATATTACGATTATTCTAGACATATCTCCAAAAAAATCATTTGAGAGAAAAACAATGAATCGTGATTCATTTGAAAAAGATGAATCATTTTTAAATCGAGTATCACAATATTATCGTGATCTAGCTGAAAAAAATAATTTTCAAATAATAAATGCATCTAACGATCCAAAAATTGTTCATCAAGATATAATGAAATACGTTAAACAACAGGTGTTGTGA